The DNA region taggccagcctcccctgctttcccaagccatgatagagagctggattggaagtggagcagccaggactcaaaccggagcccaggtgggatgccagcactgcaggcagcaactttacctgctacaccccggtgccggccccaaaatgaatctttctgtgtttattgaCAATTGTCTTGCTGGAAGCTCACCACTCTGATGGAACAATGTAGGAACAGAAGCATAGTTAATCCACTTAGAAGTTTTAGTGGTTTAAAATCCTATTTTGAGTGTTAACATCTTTTGCTgaagacaaacaaaaatattgCTTTCAGTTTTCTTGAGTTGTAAGGCTGTTAAGATGCTCATTATTCATCTAGAGATCTAAAAATTAACACAGTTGACTCTAATTACCTGgtctgtgattataaataagtaataaaatcatGTTAGGCTATGAGGGTCTCATTTTAACAACTAGATCTATTCTAATGGTACTGAGTGTGGTGGAGTTGTCAATGTGAGAGAATTGAAGAATCATCAAAATCTATTCATTTTATAACTTAGGAGCTCTAGTATTGACCAAAAACAGTTGAAAAGTTTCTTCTTTGAATCTCgacattttttatcttttaaccaAGAGGAAAAACATCAAGGGGTAGTGCTGATCCAAGAGATAAACTAAATTTaagtatatttataaaaacatgatGAAAATCTCTCCATAATGGCAGGAAAGGAGTGAGTGCCCTCTGTTGGTTCCAGAATGGCTGAGTCTGCTGTGATTCATCATCGGGATTATTTGTTGAAAGTAGACTGACTTCATCCCAAGAGcaaaacacatgaagaaatgatAAACTTGCACACACTTAATAAGAAGAGTGTACACTGATTTGTTGCCAGATGTGTGTTTGGACGCAGGTGTGTTGGCCTCAGAGCTGTGGGCCCATGCTTTAAATGTTGCACTGCAGTGCATTTCAGCATCCAGGTCAGCAGCACGCCTTGACAGAATGCGTGCTCTTCCGGTTTTGAATTCTGTTAAATATGAGGGTGCTTTAGTAAGtctgtggagaaatggaattagaagattaGTTTCTTTTGCTGTCGaaaattttgaaacctatgcagttttttcataatatgcattttccctaAACTTTTTTGAATGCCTCATGTATTGTTCttagatttgcattttaaaatctaGTTGAGCCCAAAGCAGTCTCAGGTCTTAATAATCACAACTTTGTATATTCTAAAATAACCAAATATTTCATAATTAGAAGAATCATACTCAATATGCTTTTGATTACTAATATAACAGTTGTTTTTTAGAATAAAAGTCATTTTTAGTAAACTTGAGGTTTAGGTTTCTTagagtattttataaaatttaacttATTCTTAAAGTATAGCATATCTGTTAAtgagttaaaattttaattattcgTAAAATATATTCACATTACTCTTTGTCTACTGTGAGTAAGAGTGGAAACAACTTTTGTATTGTGACCTAATTTCTAAAACTGGGTAAAgggtttcatttttctgcttaCTCATTTATGTATCTGTGAgtttgacatcttttttttttttaagaattcttttatttctacttCCTCCTTTGGTGCATTAGTTGATATTTAAATAAccatgaaaattagaaaaaagctaCCATAGTGACACAgatttttctaaacatttctgTGGTACTCTACTGGTTTttaaaccacatttttttttaagattttatttctttatttgagaggtacagttacagacagtgagaggaagagacagagagaaaggtcttccttctattggttcacccccgaaatggccgcaacagctagagctgtgccgatcctgagccaggagccaggagcttcttcccagtctcccaggcaggtgcaggggcccaagcagttgggccatcttctactgctttcccaggccatagcagagagctggattggaagaggagcagctgggactcgaactggtgcccatatgggatgctggcgcctaagggggaggattaacctactgtgccacggcgccagcccctaatccACTTGTTTTATGGGTAGGTAATATATTCATAAAGTTATTTAAAAGTGaatccagggccagcgccgcggctcactaggctaatcctccgccttgccgcgccggggttctagtcccggccagggcgccggattctgtcccggttgcccctcttccaggccagctctctgctgtggcccgggagtgcagcggaggatagcccaagtgcttgggccctgcaccccacgggagaccaggggaagcccctggttcctgcctttgtcAGCGCGGTGAGAAGCTCCCCAGCTTTACCCCCCAACCTAAGAGGACTCTTACTATCTGCAGAGATATTTTATCTGTCTTCCTGTAACCATGTATGTAAGGGCATGTTTTTAAGCACACTCAACCACAGACCTAAATATTGTGTTACACATTTGTTTCTTGTACACACTATTCGAAACTGTTTTTTTGAGATTGGCCCCCCAGTTCATGAAGAGCTTCCTCTTTTTTATATCTGCAGGGTATTCCATTGTACATGTATATCAGAGCTAATttaacttgactttttttttttgaagattcatttatttattttatttgaaaagcacagggagagggagaggggaagcgagaaagggaaagataccttccattctctgatttacttcccaaatgactgtgggaggggggtgggaggaggggaatagcttccattttttaatttattccccaaatgattgcagtggTCAGGGGCTgtttggtccaggccaaagccaggagctcagagctccatccatgtctcccacatgggtgcaggagtccaagcacttgggccgttctctgctgccttcccaggcacattagcagggagctggacagaagcagagcagctgggacttgaaccaactcactgtgccacaacgttggcctcTAGCATGTTTTTCTTACGAGAAAGTAGATTTCTCATCTTTATCTATGTCAAGAAATGTTACTAAATTGATTTCAAAATGATTTCATGTGTGCAAGTATCTGTGGGATATGATTGtggttttttagatttttattaagAGCCTAAGAAAGAACTGCTGGttcttctcatctgctggttccctctccaaatgtccataatgaccagggctgagttGGGCCTGGCCAGGTTGGGCCAGTGCTAGTCATGGGGAACTTGGtgtaggtttcccacatgggtggcagggacccaattacttgagccatcaccactgcttctggTGGTGCAATTTAGGAggaggctagagccaggagctggagctggagctggtatACAATGTaagcactctgaagtgggacacAAGCACCCCTACCAGTGTCTTCACTGCTCAACCCCTGCCCTGGATCTGTTTCTATAGAATGTTAacttttgccggcgccgcggctcactaggctaatcctccgccttgcggcgccggcacaccgggttctagtcccggtcggggcaccggattctgtcccggttgcccctcttccaggccagccctctgctgtggccagggagtgcagtggaggatggcccaggtgcttgggccctgcaccccatgggagaccaggaaaagcacctggctcctggctcctgccatcggatcagcgcggtgcgccggccgcagcgcaccggccacggcggccattggagggtgaaccaacggcaaaaggaagacctttctctctctctctctctctctcactgtccactctgcctgtcaaaaaaaaaaaaaaaaagaatgttaacttTTAACCTAGAACActgtgtttattttatgtattaatcTTACCTAATATGTTTTAGTCCATACATAATATCAGAATTGAATGGTAATAGGAAGTAATAccaataatagttaaaaaaaactttaaaaatcatttatatgcAGTTGCTTCATCATATTTTTAGCATGAGGATAACAAATGATGTTGTTTATAAGATTTTGCACTCAAGTTTTAATAACACTTATCTGACTTAAAAGTTTTTGACAATAGGATGTCTTAAAGCTTAATTCAAATATTCCTTATTTCTAAATTAAAACATTAAGATCAACCACAATAAGAAATGAATAGTTCTCAGTTATGGTAGGAACATTGAACATATCTCTGAGGTGCAGTTTACAGATATTGTAAGATGGTTACAGGGTAATGGGTTTTGTGTTGTAGCTAAAAACTTTTGCATGGGTATTGAAAGTCTGAAAGTGTTTCCCCATCATAACTTTTAACCCTTTCCTTTTATGCCCTGGGGTCTATATTTCTTAACTGCGTATTTCTCATGAATTCTCAGTGATAATTTGGTACTTAAACTGCAGTGATAAAGTATATCCTTCTGCATAGTTTGCACCATTAGTGTTCGGTAATACTTTCAAATGTTAACTGTGTACTGGCCTGTGCTTTTCATGTTATATGTTATGTATTAAAATTTCATGATAGCCGAATAAGTATAGTTATTTCAATTTGAGCTGGTTAAACTGAGTCTTAGATTTCATAATTGACCCGTGGGGACAGAAACAGTGATAGGCAGACCCCAGACTGAACCCAGGTCTTTCTCCCTTCAGAGCTGTAGCACTGaccattctgcttcctgcttttcCTAACGTGGGCATGGCTGAAAGGATTCCCACACGACCttcccttttttcccctttttcttcaGCCTAATTGATCTTTCCACTCTTCAGTGAGGTACCACTTCCCCAGGGAAGCCTCCCCTAACCTACCTGTTTGCCTCGCCCCTCTCTTACAGGCTTTCCTGGCAGCGTGGATCTCTTACTAGCACTTGCCACAGTTGTAGTGTTATTTTTTTGATAGCTGTTTGAAGATTGTAAGCATTATTAAAGCAACAACTGTGTGTATATTTGGTTACCGTAATATCAAAATATTAAGTGCCACAAATACTGGGCACTGAAAATTGGAATgaatgagagaaggaaagaagatacatcctttttttttggtcactGTATCCAACACTGATAACCTTTTATACTTTTGTCAACCACAGAATGGTAATACATTAGGAATTTTACTGGAAAATCAACTATACTGCGTAAATCTATAAAGATTATAAATATGACAGTAATGTGCATTCAGTTTCTGGAAGAGTTTTGGCAGGCACACTGGAGTGTAGGGAAGCAGTAATTGCAACCCCatgtcttttcaaaaatatacatGAGAATTACATTTATGACTTCGAGATACATAtattgggaaaataaaatattttataatattttaacctttctgtctttctagtGTGGAAGGGCTCCATGCTATTGTTGTGTCAGATAGAGATGGAGTACCTGTTATTAAAggtaaaaaatacaaatgcaaatGTCATGTTTGGTTTTGACTGAAACGTATGTACAAGGCACTTAGATTTTAGTAGTTAGAATGAAAATGTGTAAAACTCATTTCAGTAAATTCAGAAGATGGTCTTAGTTTTGAAGGCCGAGTTGGAACCTCTGTTGGATTGCATGTCAAATGTGTCACGTTAACATCCCAAGTTTCAGCATGGATTTATCTCCAACTCAGTTTctcattaaaaacatttatggTATAATGTAAATTGTTACTAAATCTAAGTTATGGAAGTGAATATGAATGCAACTAGATTTGTTTATTAGAGTGAATGTTCCCAGTTACACTGAGACATTTTAGTAGCTGTAACCaaagattaaataacactttgtACATTTTGTTTACAGTTTATTTTCCATGTGGGGTTATCATATATATCAGATAATTTTAGGTTTTAGAATTGAAAGGTTTAAAGGTCACCTAATTTAGTTTAGttctttcattttacaaatgaaagtaGTCAAGTGCAAAGAGACACCTGTCCAGAGTTGCCTGCTAGCCAGAGAGGAGATAGCAGTGAAGCCAGTGGTTTCCTGATGGGTAGTCCACAGTTCATTCTGATCTATCAACATGGGTGGCCATGGGCAGGCCACTTGCCTTTTCTTTGTTCTGTTGAGTGCTTTGAACAAGAgagtcttgaatttttttttttagctctgatATTGTTTCTGAGAAAGTCTGTGTTAAAGCCTTGAACTCTGCATTTGTTCAGTTAATAACATTGAGTGAAACATGAAAACAGGTAGCTGCCTGTCAGAGTTATTTAACATCTGTGAGAGATACTGCTatggtttttttgacaggcaaagtccttttttcattaatttaatttagTCCTATCTTCATTATTTTAGTTTAGTGTGACTCTCAGATAGCCAGAACATTCAATTTATTACATGAACAGAATTATCTGtcttaaaataaatatcaggGAACTAGAAATATTTAGTATTCTTCCCAAAATTGTTAGCATTTTTACGTTAATTATGAGCACTGAACTTCTGAGCATTTTGTCTATTCAAGTTGATATGCAATTAGtggtataattttaaatgtaaaacataaCATTTGTGCTCAATTTTAtataaagtttgtatttttaaaaaagtactgtATCCCCCGACCTCATCCCCACTCCTCAACCTGCATAGCTCTTATTTGAATCCCTTGTTTCCCAGTGGCCAACGACAATGCCCCAGAGCATGCTTTGAGACCTGGCTTCTTATCCACTTTTGCCCTGGCGACAGACCAAGGAAGCaaacttggactttcaaaaaaCAAGAGTATCATCTGTTACTATAACACCTACCAGGTAAATACATCATTATCTAATGGTTTGCTGCtttccactgtctttttttttttttttttagtcttttataTGAAATCACTTGTGTTATAATTCTAAATTTTAGATTTGAAGaggatgaaattttaaaattttggccTTCAGATTGGTTAGTCGTTTGCTTCACATTATTATACCAGGAAATAATTGCTATGAGAAAGTAGTTAAAGGTTGAATAATTAAGGACTTGTTATCCTAAAAAGGGCAAGTTAGATCATTGTTACCTCCAGTAGATGGTGCCCTTAGCCAGACAACTGTGAATTTCTCAAATGATACCCTTGTTTTGTAATTGTGACAGCtagaaatttttcttaaaagtcaaataagttatttaaatttGTTATTACTGTTAATTCTTTCATGTGGTTTGGAATGTAGACATAATGACTGATATTGTTTATGGGGAAGCAGTTACTTCTTATGTGTCTTGATCTACAGGATAATCATCTTAAGAACAAattattcaggccggcgccgtggctcactaggctaatcttccgccttgcggcgctggacaccgggttctagtcccggtcggggcgctggattctgtcccggttgcccctcttccaggccagctctctgctgtggcccgggagtgcagtggaggatggcccaagtgcttgggccctgcaccccatgggagaccaggataagtacctggctcctgccatcggatcagcgcagtgcgccggccgtagcgtactggccgcggtggccattggagggtgaaccaacagcaaaggaagacctttctctgtctctctctctctcactgtctactctgcctgtcaagaaaaaaaaaaagaacaaattattccCTTCTGCTTTAGAATGGTGTTTCCTAGAGTGTGGTTCACGTACCATTTATTATACACAAATGACGTTTTTAACTTTAAATGCTAGATATTTTACTctgatttaggaaaaaaataacaaatccaTCAGACCTTTAATTTCACCAATAAGGATTAGGTCAAAgctggttttctgtttttttcttttgagagttggctaaaagtaaaattaatttgcATTGTAGTGACACAGGGGAGGCAGGAAAAATCATGAAGATAAAAACTGTAGAGGAGTTCCCTCTTGTCTGCATGGGATTTACAGACCCTAAATACATAGCACTTTGTCCTGTATACACTGTGGAGGTCACCTGGGTACCCGGTAATAAGGAAGTCCCTGGTGAAAACCCACAACAATGAGGAAATCACTAGTATTGGAAAAGCCCTCCCAGGGCAGTCTGCCTCAAATAGGTAACTCCCACATGATCGTACGTGTTGCTGCAGTTGTCCGCGTAAGCTGTCTGCTCGCTGTGTATTTTCCTAAATCTGGCTATGCTCACTGTTCTCTGTGTTCTGCTGGTGAATTCCTTCACCACTTGTGACGCTGGCCTCAAGCAGTTGCTTCCTGTGACACACACAAACCTGTGATGATGTTTAATTTGtgaattaggcacagtaagagattaatagTAACTGACCTCAGCacgtgattttttttattattatcatgtGAGAACTTCTACATTGTCACTGAACGGGAGTGCTTTATAACTTCTTGATATATCCAAAATGCCATCGTTGCTACTTCTGCACTTTGGGCAATTATTAAGTAAATTAAGGATTATTTGGACACCAGCAGCGCAGTACCAAAGCAGGTAAACACAGAATGGAGATAGCTACTGAGTGACTAACAGTGAGTAGTGCAGATAGAGTGGGtatgctggacaaagggatgattccaTCTCAGGCAAGACAGAGAAGGACGGCATGAGGTTTCATGATGCAACTCAGCATGGCATGTAGTTGAAAACTTACGGATCatttacttctggaattttctcattaaaaaaattttcagattgtgggtaactgaaaccacagatacAGGAGGATTACTATACATAAATGGCTACGAAATGCTATCTTTGTCCATTTAATTTTCAGCTGTTCATTGAGCCCCTGCTTATGTCATTGACACTGCTGGGCGTTAGAGATAACAAGATGAAGATAGGTTTCCACCTTAAAACTTGCCTAGCCAAGTTGTGTTGGCATTTCTAAGGGATAATCAGTAACTCTGTGTTGTGGAAATACTTTCAGCTCCTTCATATTTCAAGATGTAGTACCACGAACATGCTAGTATCATTGGCCATTTTAAAGTTTTTGGAAGATTAAGACATTTCAGTTGAGTTATACTGCCTATCATATTATTTcggttgtattttcttttttaggttgTTCAGTTTAATCGGCTGCCTTTGGTGGTGAGTTTCATAGCCAGTAGCAATGCCAATACAGGTATGTGAAGTACTTTAAATATAACTTTCAACTCTTTACATTATCCTGTTTGTGCAGTCTGATAGGAATTGTAGATTTAGAGGGAGAAAGCTTAAATTTGTGGTCCAACTCTACCatcttttttccttattcttgGGAAAAGTGATTTCTCTGAATCGTAGTTTCCATGTTCGTATAATAGAAATAATCTGCTTTCTCATCCTATGGGGTTATATTCTAATTCAAATGAGACAGCGTatgtggtaatttttttttgaggtaAAAAGGAAAAGTGTTAGCTTGAGTGCCGCATCTTGTTCACATTAAAACAGTTTAAGAAAATAAGGAGTGGAGAATACACAAAATGATCAAGGATGAGTTTAATCCCATGTAGActaatctataaaatgaaaattttaaaattttgactgATAGCAGGCACGGTGAATGTGATTGAGCATTTAAAGAACTTAAATGGTATGAACATGCTACTGTTCTTGAGGGCTGAAGAATTTGGGATTCAAATGCTGGAAAGCTGTATTCCCATCTGTAAGGAATCGTTAAATCCCATTACATCTAATGTTGTTCACTGGATATCTATGtctaaaataataacagaattgAGTTGGATTGCAATTTCTTTACTTGCTTTTGGGTAAGAGTAGGAATTTTTTAAGGCGTTTGTCCTTCATATTTGATTGCTGTTGAGAACTGTTACACATTCTCTCTTCTTAGAATGCAAAGTTGTTCTAGCTGTGTTAATGAAGCCAGTCCATAGTTACCACATCTTCAAATTGAGAGGTTTAGATTTGATGATCTGTTAGGTTtctaaacattttgaagtcttaAACTACATGTGTGCAAACACTTTGCAAATTATATAGGATTGTAGTGCTGTCAGTATATCCAATATAGTTAACGTCAGTTTTGATAGATTTCCCATGATCACATAATAAATTACCAGTTGTAATATATTGCCATAAGTACACAGTTATATTGTACTCAGAATATTTCCTTGACAGTCAGATGCTTTAAATATTCTACAAGAGGAAACTATTTACTtgtactacacttgatcttagccaaaaggccgaaaAGCAATAAAACTATTTCCTTCTTTGAACATAAAATAGGCACTGAGACACACAGGCTTTCACTGTAGTAAACTAAAGAGAAGCTATATATGCTGATTTCTAGATGAGTTTGTCTCCCAGGTAAATCA from Oryctolagus cuniculus chromosome 8, mOryCun1.1, whole genome shotgun sequence includes:
- the LAMTOR3 gene encoding ragulator complex protein LAMTOR3 → MADDLKRFLYKKLPSVEGLHAIVVSDRDGVPVIKVANDNAPEHALRPGFLSTFALATDQGSKLGLSKNKSIICYYNTYQVVQFNRLPLVVSFIASSNANTGLIVSLEKELAPLFEELIKVVEVS